A window of Anaerohalosphaeraceae bacterium contains these coding sequences:
- a CDS encoding NAD+ synthase — protein sequence MPQEPKSIRIALGQANPTVGDLEGNCRKALDFVKTAQEKKADLLVLPELFLSGYPPEDLLHRPRFLQDCHSTIEHLSGQIQSLMLIVGWPQSEKSRLYNAAAVIRDGKILKNYQKGCLPNYGVFDEKRYFHPGREPVVAHAGPLRLALTICEDIWELPWLDDFFLKIRGEFDAVLCLAASPFHMGKIEERRKVISRCAVHFGCPLFYCNLIGGQDELIFDGRSMVVDAQGKTLFQAAGFQEDLLVFDCFRNEDGTLEITSPLAAPYEPIPADPMEEVWQALVLGTKDYVLKNGFSKVLIGLSGGVDSALTAAIAAEALGPENVIGITMPSRFNAAETRSDAQMVAANLGIGFQILPIEDILSAFSRTLSAVKGWNEAGLAYENLQARIRGTLLMTLSNQFGYLVLTTGNKSETAVGYSTLYGDTAGGFAVIKDVPKTMVYQLCDYYNRIKGKKVIPQSVIDRIPSAELRPNQKDSDSLPEYPVLDQILKGFIEEKLSRDELIARGLPRPEVERVLQMVDRNEYKRRQSPPGIKITPRAFGKDRRMPITNRYRG from the coding sequence ATGCCGCAGGAGCCTAAGTCGATTCGAATCGCATTAGGACAGGCCAATCCGACAGTCGGAGATTTGGAAGGCAATTGCCGAAAAGCCCTCGATTTTGTTAAAACAGCACAGGAGAAAAAGGCCGATTTACTCGTTCTTCCGGAATTGTTTCTTTCCGGGTACCCGCCGGAGGATTTGCTTCATCGTCCCCGCTTTCTGCAGGATTGCCATTCAACGATAGAGCATCTGTCTGGTCAGATTCAGTCTCTTATGCTGATTGTCGGCTGGCCCCAATCAGAAAAGAGTCGACTCTACAATGCCGCAGCCGTCATTCGAGACGGCAAAATTCTCAAAAACTACCAAAAAGGCTGCCTGCCGAATTACGGTGTGTTTGACGAAAAACGGTATTTTCATCCCGGTCGGGAGCCGGTGGTCGCCCATGCCGGTCCTCTTCGGCTGGCCTTGACCATCTGCGAAGACATCTGGGAGCTGCCCTGGCTGGATGATTTCTTTCTAAAGATTCGGGGAGAATTCGACGCGGTTCTTTGTCTGGCGGCCTCCCCGTTTCATATGGGAAAGATTGAGGAGCGCAGGAAGGTCATTTCCCGCTGTGCCGTCCATTTCGGATGTCCGCTGTTTTACTGCAATCTGATTGGCGGTCAGGATGAACTGATTTTTGACGGCCGCAGCATGGTGGTCGATGCACAAGGAAAGACCCTTTTTCAGGCCGCCGGTTTTCAGGAGGACCTGCTGGTCTTTGACTGTTTCAGGAACGAAGACGGCACACTTGAGATAACCAGTCCGTTGGCAGCACCTTATGAACCGATTCCTGCAGACCCAATGGAAGAGGTCTGGCAGGCCCTCGTGTTGGGTACAAAAGATTATGTCCTCAAAAACGGCTTTTCCAAGGTTCTCATCGGCCTGAGCGGGGGGGTGGATTCCGCTTTGACGGCAGCTATCGCGGCGGAGGCCCTGGGGCCGGAGAACGTCATTGGGATTACTATGCCGTCCCGCTTTAATGCCGCCGAAACCCGTTCCGATGCTCAGATGGTTGCGGCAAATCTCGGTATCGGCTTTCAAATCCTGCCGATTGAAGACATCCTGTCTGCTTTCAGCCGGACGCTGTCGGCCGTAAAAGGATGGAATGAAGCCGGATTGGCTTATGAGAATCTCCAGGCCCGGATTCGCGGGACCCTGCTGATGACCCTGTCCAACCAGTTCGGCTATCTGGTGCTGACCACCGGCAACAAGAGTGAAACAGCCGTCGGATACTCCACCCTCTACGGGGATACCGCCGGAGGATTTGCCGTGATTAAAGATGTGCCCAAAACCATGGTCTATCAGCTCTGTGATTATTACAACCGAATCAAAGGGAAAAAGGTGATTCCGCAGAGTGTAATCGACCGCATTCCTTCGGCAGAGCTCAGACCCAACCAGAAAGACAGCGATTCCCTCCCGGAGTATCCTGTTCTCGATCAGATTTTGAAGGGCTTTATTGAGGAAAAACTCAGCCGGGATGAGCTGATTGCCCGCGGCCTTCCCCGTCCGGAGGTTGAACGGGTGCTTCAGATGGTGGATCGGAACGAATACAAGCGCCGGCAGTCTCCGCCCGGCATAAAGATTACCCCCCGGGCATTCGGAAAGGACCGGCGAATGCCGATTACCAACCGATACAGAGGATAA
- a CDS encoding glutamate synthase subunit beta, with amino-acid sequence MAKIKGFLEYPRQPVPYRPVENRIRDYREIEIPLSPDAIVQQAARCADCGIPFCHSEFGCPVANRIPEFNDLVYLGRWKEACDNLHSTNNFPEITGRVCPAPCETACTLSVNDQPVLIRHIEFQIVERGFAEGWIRPLPALVKTGKRVAVVGSGPAGLAAAQQLARAGHEVVVFEKDPQPGGLLRYGIPDFKLEKWVLDRRIRQMTEEGVQFQTGVVVGADLSARYLCKRFDAVCLALGAGQPRDLPVPGRGYENIVFAMDFLRAQNKRLAGEPLTPEEERLDARGKHVVVIGGGDTGSDCVGTARRQGAKSILQIEILPKPPETPAPETPWPLWPKKMRTSSSHEEGCERIWSVMTTRFSGVETHVNRIHCIQVEWIRKNQRWEVREIPGTEFERPADLVLLAMGFVHVEHSPLIQDLGLTLDDNGNIKVSDFQTSNPMVFAAGDAVAGASLVVRAIDAGRKAAAAIDRWLKSL; translated from the coding sequence ATGGCTAAAATCAAAGGATTTCTTGAATATCCTCGCCAGCCGGTTCCCTATCGGCCGGTTGAAAACCGGATTCGGGATTATCGGGAAATCGAAATCCCCCTCAGCCCGGATGCGATTGTTCAGCAGGCGGCCCGATGTGCGGACTGCGGGATTCCGTTTTGCCACAGCGAATTCGGCTGTCCCGTTGCCAACCGCATTCCGGAATTCAATGACCTGGTTTATCTGGGCCGCTGGAAGGAGGCCTGCGATAACCTGCATTCCACGAATAACTTTCCGGAAATCACCGGGCGGGTCTGTCCGGCTCCCTGCGAAACCGCCTGCACCCTCTCTGTCAATGACCAACCGGTTCTGATTCGGCACATTGAGTTTCAGATTGTGGAGCGGGGATTTGCCGAAGGATGGATTCGCCCTCTGCCGGCCCTGGTTAAAACCGGCAAACGGGTCGCCGTTGTGGGTTCCGGGCCGGCCGGTCTGGCGGCCGCACAGCAGCTGGCTCGGGCGGGGCATGAGGTGGTGGTATTCGAAAAAGACCCGCAGCCCGGCGGACTCCTTCGATACGGCATACCCGATTTCAAACTCGAAAAGTGGGTTTTGGACCGGCGGATTCGCCAAATGACGGAAGAAGGGGTGCAGTTTCAGACCGGCGTTGTGGTTGGAGCTGACCTTTCAGCCCGCTATTTGTGCAAACGATTTGATGCCGTTTGTCTAGCCCTCGGGGCCGGTCAGCCTCGGGATTTGCCTGTTCCGGGCCGCGGCTATGAGAATATCGTCTTTGCGATGGACTTTCTGCGGGCGCAGAACAAACGTCTGGCCGGCGAGCCGCTCACTCCGGAAGAGGAACGTCTGGACGCCAGGGGCAAACATGTAGTGGTTATCGGCGGCGGAGATACCGGAAGCGACTGTGTGGGAACCGCGCGCCGGCAGGGGGCTAAATCAATCCTTCAGATTGAAATTCTTCCCAAACCTCCTGAAACGCCTGCGCCGGAAACCCCCTGGCCTCTTTGGCCGAAGAAGATGCGGACCTCCTCCAGCCACGAAGAAGGCTGTGAGCGCATCTGGAGCGTGATGACGACTCGTTTTTCCGGTGTCGAGACGCATGTAAACCGCATTCACTGTATTCAGGTAGAGTGGATCCGGAAAAATCAGCGATGGGAGGTTCGAGAAATCCCCGGAACTGAATTTGAACGGCCGGCGGATTTGGTGCTGTTGGCGATGGGATTTGTCCATGTTGAGCACAGCCCGCTGATTCAGGATTTGGGCTTGACATTGGATGACAACGGCAATATCAAGGTGTCGGATTTTCAGACCAGCAATCCGATGGTCTTCGCCGCAGGAGATGCCGTGGCAGGGGCGTCGCTGGTGGTCCGGGCAATTGATGCCGGACGAAAAGCCGCAGCGGCCATCGACCGCTGGCTGAAGTCATTATAA
- the gltB gene encoding glutamate synthase large subunit yields the protein MRNLWKDKGLYEVRREHDACGIGAVVHISGKKDHSIIELGKQILLNLNHRGAASADDMTGDGAGILLQIPHEFFRSECKKIGIGGFHPGQYAVGMVFGSKDPAVRAVCEDLLQKALAFYGLEVLGWRQVPVRPDCLGPIALSAEPVIRQIFVDGGGRDSETFERDLFKARKRAERLVREKLADDGVDFYIPTLSCRTICYKGMFMARQLFDYYPDLSDERMTSALAIVHQRYSTNTLPNWRLAQPFRCIAHNGEINTLSGNRNYMRMREKRLRSPVLGEDLSDLIPVLDPQGSDSACFDNMVELLVRAGRSLPHAMMMMIPEAFGVKYHISTDKRAFYEYHSAILEPWDGPAAMLFTDGRLVGGTLDRNGLRPCRYTITTDGLVVIASETGVVQFSPERVSQKGRLQPGKMFLIDTEEGRIITDNEIKGRIARQKPYRRWLEENRIELRGLFSSPDLEKPDLDTLFRRLRLFGYTREELRMILAPMALHAQEPVGSMGNDTPLAVLSDRPCLLFDYFKQLFAQVTNPPIDPLREGLVMSLMTYTGRRLNLLEETPQHCRQLKLPHPILTNEDMIRLRSAQRKDFKVVTVSTLFEIDRSRPGDSLKQALDALIESAAQAILREDASLIILSDRNPAGQKAPIPSLLAVSAVHHGLIERGLRGEAGLIVETGEAREVMHFCLLCGYGANAVNPYLVFETLTFLQQNGDLPADMEPEQIADNYIAAVKKGILKTMSKMGISTLRSYFNAQLFECLGLNRDVVDRYFTGTSSRIGGIGLEEIARDVLQRLEEACRPRPAGSLELDYGGQYHYRRDGEYHLWNPATVAKLQHAVMLNDRKAYEEFAQLVNEQSRKLGTLRGLFEFRETQPVPLEEVEPAESIVRRFCTGAMSHGSISKEAHECIAAAMNGLGAMSNTGEGGEDPSRYGTSLNSAIKQVASARFGVTIQYLANAREIQIKMAQGAKPGEGGQLPGHKVTEEIARLRHSTPGVTLISPPPHHDIYSIEDLAQLIYDLKCSNPQAKISVKLVSEVGVGTIAAGVAKGGADEVLISGHDGGTGASPLSSIKHAGCPWEIGLAETQQVLIRNGLRDRIRVQTDGQMRTGRDVVIAALLGAEQFGFGTAALVTLGCTLLRKCHEGACTYGIATQDPELRKRFKGKPEFLQRYMLFVAEEVRQWMSRLGFRTMDEMIGRVDCLCTRKAVEHYKARGLDFSSIFLVPEGPAGAARRQVSSQPDRLKDHLDWRILEQVKPALDKGKTVHLRMPIQNVHRAVGTILSHFIVKQYNPDGLADDTIQLTFEGSAGQSFGAFLAKGITLRLIGDSNDYLGKGLSGGRIIVETPAGSPFLPQENIIAGNTLLYGATSGEVFINGMVGERFCVRNSGAVAVVEGVGDHACEYMTGGIVVVLGKTGRNFAAGMSGGIAYVLDEMQMFDTLCNLDMVDLESVYKPEDEELLRQLIEKHESLTRSSHARRILNAWPDMVGKFVKVIPIDYRKALERIRAQERRHTESTPATEEVFQHG from the coding sequence GTGCGCAATCTTTGGAAAGACAAAGGGTTATATGAAGTACGCCGTGAACACGACGCCTGCGGCATTGGGGCGGTTGTTCATATATCGGGGAAAAAAGACCATTCGATAATCGAGTTGGGCAAGCAGATTCTTTTGAATTTGAATCATCGCGGTGCTGCCAGTGCAGATGACATGACCGGAGACGGCGCCGGCATTTTGCTTCAGATTCCCCATGAGTTTTTCCGGTCAGAATGTAAAAAGATAGGAATCGGCGGTTTTCATCCGGGTCAATACGCAGTCGGGATGGTTTTCGGCTCTAAAGACCCGGCCGTCCGGGCTGTTTGCGAGGACCTGCTCCAAAAGGCGCTTGCCTTTTACGGACTGGAGGTTTTGGGCTGGCGGCAGGTTCCGGTTCGCCCGGATTGTCTGGGGCCGATAGCGCTCAGTGCGGAGCCGGTTATTCGCCAGATTTTTGTGGACGGCGGCGGCCGGGATTCGGAAACGTTTGAACGGGACCTCTTCAAGGCTCGCAAGCGGGCGGAACGGCTGGTACGCGAAAAGCTGGCGGACGACGGAGTTGATTTTTATATTCCGACACTCTCCTGCAGGACAATTTGCTACAAAGGCATGTTTATGGCCCGCCAGCTGTTTGACTATTACCCGGATTTGTCCGATGAGCGGATGACGTCGGCCCTGGCGATAGTCCACCAGCGGTACAGCACTAATACTCTGCCGAACTGGAGACTGGCTCAGCCTTTCCGATGCATTGCTCATAACGGCGAAATCAACACGCTCAGCGGAAACCGCAACTACATGCGAATGCGGGAAAAACGCCTGCGCAGCCCTGTTCTTGGGGAGGACTTGAGCGATTTGATTCCGGTGCTCGACCCGCAGGGAAGCGATTCGGCCTGTTTTGACAATATGGTTGAACTGCTTGTGCGTGCGGGACGTTCGCTGCCGCATGCGATGATGATGATGATTCCGGAGGCCTTTGGGGTTAAATACCATATCAGCACGGACAAACGGGCCTTTTACGAATATCATTCAGCGATTCTGGAGCCGTGGGATGGGCCGGCGGCTATGCTCTTTACAGACGGGCGGCTGGTGGGCGGCACCCTCGACCGCAACGGCCTAAGACCGTGCCGATACACGATTACAACAGACGGACTGGTGGTAATAGCCAGCGAAACCGGGGTCGTTCAGTTTTCCCCGGAACGAGTCAGCCAGAAAGGCCGTCTTCAGCCCGGTAAGATGTTTTTAATCGATACCGAAGAAGGACGGATTATCACCGATAACGAAATCAAAGGGCGGATTGCCCGTCAGAAGCCATACCGCCGATGGCTGGAGGAAAACCGTATCGAACTGAGGGGGCTCTTTTCTTCGCCGGACCTCGAAAAACCGGACTTGGATACGCTTTTCCGGCGGCTTCGGCTGTTCGGCTATACGCGCGAGGAGCTGCGGATGATTCTGGCCCCGATGGCCCTGCATGCCCAGGAGCCGGTCGGCTCGATGGGCAATGATACCCCGCTGGCCGTGCTCAGCGACCGCCCCTGTCTGCTGTTTGACTATTTCAAGCAGCTGTTTGCTCAGGTGACCAACCCGCCGATCGATCCGCTCCGGGAAGGGCTGGTGATGAGTCTGATGACGTACACCGGACGCCGGCTCAATCTTCTGGAGGAAACGCCGCAGCATTGCCGGCAGCTGAAGCTGCCTCATCCGATTCTGACCAATGAGGATATGATTCGGCTTCGTTCGGCCCAGCGGAAAGATTTCAAGGTTGTGACTGTCTCTACCCTTTTTGAGATAGATCGCAGCCGTCCCGGCGATTCCTTAAAGCAGGCCCTCGATGCCCTGATTGAATCGGCGGCCCAGGCGATTCTGCGCGAGGATGCGTCTTTGATTATTCTCAGCGACCGAAATCCTGCCGGACAGAAGGCGCCGATTCCGTCTCTGCTGGCTGTGTCCGCTGTTCACCACGGCTTAATTGAACGGGGACTGCGGGGAGAAGCCGGACTGATTGTTGAAACCGGTGAGGCCCGCGAAGTGATGCACTTCTGCCTGCTGTGCGGTTACGGAGCCAACGCTGTCAATCCCTATCTGGTTTTTGAGACACTCACGTTTCTGCAGCAGAACGGGGATTTGCCGGCGGACATGGAGCCCGAACAGATTGCCGACAACTACATCGCCGCTGTCAAAAAAGGCATTCTCAAAACCATGAGCAAGATGGGCATCTCCACGCTGCGAAGCTATTTTAACGCGCAGCTGTTTGAGTGCCTGGGGCTCAATCGGGATGTGGTGGACCGGTATTTTACCGGCACCAGCTCCCGCATCGGCGGCATCGGTTTGGAGGAAATCGCCCGGGATGTGCTTCAGCGGCTGGAGGAGGCCTGCAGGCCCCGTCCGGCCGGTTCACTCGAACTGGATTACGGCGGACAATACCATTACCGCCGTGATGGGGAATATCACCTCTGGAATCCGGCGACCGTAGCCAAACTTCAGCATGCTGTGATGCTCAATGACCGGAAGGCTTATGAAGAATTCGCGCAGCTGGTTAATGAACAGTCCCGAAAGCTGGGGACCCTGCGCGGGCTGTTTGAATTTCGGGAGACCCAGCCGGTGCCGCTGGAGGAGGTGGAACCCGCCGAGTCAATTGTCCGGCGGTTCTGCACCGGGGCGATGAGCCACGGCTCCATCAGCAAGGAAGCTCACGAATGCATCGCGGCGGCCATGAACGGCCTGGGGGCGATGAGCAACACCGGCGAAGGCGGCGAAGACCCGTCTCGCTATGGGACTTCCCTCAATTCGGCCATCAAACAGGTAGCCAGCGCCCGCTTCGGTGTGACAATTCAATATTTGGCCAACGCCAGAGAGATTCAGATTAAAATGGCCCAGGGGGCCAAGCCCGGGGAAGGCGGACAGCTGCCCGGTCATAAGGTTACGGAAGAAATTGCCCGCCTGCGGCACTCGACGCCCGGCGTAACGCTGATTTCTCCGCCGCCGCACCACGATATCTATTCCATCGAAGACCTGGCCCAGCTGATTTATGACCTCAAATGCAGCAACCCGCAGGCCAAAATCTCCGTCAAACTGGTCTCTGAGGTCGGTGTCGGAACGATTGCCGCCGGGGTTGCCAAGGGCGGAGCGGATGAAGTGCTCATCAGCGGCCACGATGGGGGCACCGGCGCCAGCCCGCTTTCGTCCATCAAGCATGCCGGATGTCCCTGGGAAATCGGGCTGGCGGAAACCCAGCAGGTTCTGATTCGCAATGGGCTGCGCGACCGAATCCGTGTGCAGACCGACGGCCAGATGCGGACGGGGCGCGATGTGGTCATTGCCGCTCTGCTCGGCGCCGAACAGTTCGGCTTCGGCACAGCGGCGCTGGTGACGCTCGGCTGTACACTTCTTCGCAAATGCCATGAAGGCGCCTGCACCTACGGGATTGCCACGCAGGACCCGGAACTGCGCAAACGCTTTAAAGGCAAACCGGAGTTTCTTCAGCGATACATGCTTTTCGTGGCGGAAGAAGTCCGTCAATGGATGAGCCGACTGGGCTTTCGAACGATGGACGAGATGATCGGACGGGTGGATTGCCTGTGCACACGCAAAGCCGTCGAGCATTACAAGGCCCGGGGACTGGACTTTTCCAGCATCTTTCTGGTTCCGGAAGGGCCGGCCGGTGCCGCCCGAAGGCAGGTCAGCTCCCAGCCCGATCGGCTCAAAGACCATCTGGACTGGCGGATTCTGGAGCAGGTTAAGCCCGCTCTCGACAAAGGAAAAACCGTTCACTTGCGAATGCCGATACAGAATGTGCATCGGGCGGTCGGGACGATTCTGAGTCATTTCATTGTGAAGCAGTACAATCCGGACGGTCTTGCGGATGATACCATCCAGCTGACCTTTGAGGGGTCAGCCGGACAGAGCTTCGGCGCCTTTCTGGCCAAAGGAATCACCCTGCGGCTCATCGGGGACAGCAATGATTATCTCGGCAAGGGGCTGTCCGGAGGCCGCATTATCGTCGAAACGCCCGCCGGGTCTCCCTTCCTGCCGCAGGAGAATATTATTGCCGGCAATACACTGCTTTACGGGGCCACGTCCGGAGAGGTATTCATCAATGGAATGGTTGGGGAGCGTTTCTGTGTACGAAACAGCGGAGCGGTGGCTGTCGTAGAAGGAGTAGGGGATCACGCCTGTGAATATATGACCGGCGGAATCGTGGTGGTCCTCGGAAAGACCGGACGCAACTTTGCCGCCGGCATGAGCGGCGGAATTGCCTATGTTCTTGACGAGATGCAGATGTTTGACACCCTCTGCAATCTGGATATGGTTGATTTGGAAAGCGTTTATAAACCGGAAGATGAAGAACTTTTACGTCAGCTGATTGAAAAACATGAATCTCTTACGCGCAGCAGCCATGCCCGGCGGATTCTGAATGCCTGGCCGGACATGGTCGGCAAATTCGTCAAAGTGATTCCGATTGATTATCGCAAGGCCCTCGAGCGGATCCGTGCGCAGGAACGTCGCCACACGGAATCCACTCCGGCCACGGAAGAGGTATTCCAGCATGGCTAA